A window of Streptomyces sp. N50 contains these coding sequences:
- a CDS encoding polyprenyl synthetase family protein, which yields MTNSVDEVTRQMQARIENYQHHFGLLFKDYFRQLREEFDAPRLSRFTPRGLDLLEDLSLRGGKRQRVAFMYEAARLVTGEHIPGLDEAALSIELLQTHLLVHDDIIDDAPTRRGGISTYYAYKEEFPDQAQTALGLALLVGDLAAFLSLRVLLDADLPSPLKQSLVDVQVTAGAATFVGQMYDLERDLPAVPSEEMLHEVSDFKASRSSALAPIQLGLLAAGEDVRKFDVTLRKYSLMFGISGQMCDDYLSLFGDEEITGKPATADVRDGRRTYAIRAVLTAADESERSLVESILGRQDASADDIEKIREIARRHGVDRHLRSEMHRYADLACQEAGSWRPHWRDEAVTFFERVPVWGVERTL from the coding sequence GTGACGAATAGCGTGGACGAAGTCACCCGCCAGATGCAGGCACGCATCGAGAACTATCAGCATCACTTCGGGCTGCTGTTCAAGGACTACTTCAGGCAGCTGCGAGAGGAGTTCGACGCGCCGAGGCTGAGTCGGTTCACACCCCGTGGTCTCGACCTCCTGGAGGACCTCTCCCTCAGGGGTGGCAAGCGGCAGCGTGTCGCCTTCATGTACGAGGCCGCCCGTCTGGTGACCGGTGAGCACATTCCCGGACTGGACGAGGCGGCCCTGAGTATCGAACTTCTTCAGACACATCTCCTCGTGCACGACGACATCATCGACGACGCGCCCACGCGTCGCGGGGGCATCTCCACGTATTACGCCTACAAGGAAGAGTTCCCCGACCAGGCCCAGACCGCTCTGGGGCTGGCACTGCTGGTGGGCGACCTCGCTGCCTTCCTGTCCCTGCGGGTGCTTCTGGACGCCGACCTCCCCTCGCCTTTGAAGCAGTCCCTGGTCGACGTCCAGGTGACAGCCGGAGCAGCCACCTTCGTCGGCCAGATGTACGACCTGGAACGCGATCTACCGGCGGTCCCGAGCGAGGAGATGCTGCACGAGGTCTCCGACTTCAAGGCCTCGCGTTCCTCCGCGCTCGCGCCGATCCAGTTGGGCCTGCTCGCCGCCGGTGAGGACGTGCGGAAGTTCGACGTGACCCTGCGCAAGTACTCCCTGATGTTCGGCATATCCGGACAGATGTGCGACGACTATCTCAGCCTCTTCGGCGACGAGGAGATCACGGGCAAGCCCGCCACCGCGGACGTCCGCGACGGCCGCCGGACCTACGCCATCCGCGCTGTTCTCACCGCTGCGGACGAATCCGAACGGAGTCTGGTCGAATCGATCCTCGGTCGACAGGACGCTTCCGCGGATGACATCGAGAAGATCCGCGAGATCGCCCGGCGGCACGGAGTCGACCGACACCTGAGGTCCGAGATGCACCGGTACGCCGATCTGGCCTGCCAGGAGGCGGGCAGCTGGCGGCCTCACTGGCGGGACGAAGCGGTGACGTTCTTCGAGCGCGTTCCGGTCTGGGGCGTGGAGCGGACCCTTTGA
- a CDS encoding NUDIX hydrolase, which translates to MSCEVPEELRLQRFAAYGIVRRNDCVLLVRIGPKSVDDYGKWMLPGGKIEHGEHPLDTVVREFKEETGYDVGVIRLLDVDAEHRQLSTPLDFHAIFSLYEVEITGGNLNPAGHGGVEACAWVDIADLPDLPLLTPIRTALDRFLPHVGSGT; encoded by the coding sequence ATGAGCTGTGAGGTGCCCGAGGAGCTTCGTCTCCAGCGATTCGCGGCGTACGGCATTGTCCGCAGGAACGACTGCGTGCTCCTTGTCCGGATAGGCCCTAAATCTGTGGACGACTACGGTAAATGGATGCTGCCCGGAGGCAAGATCGAGCACGGGGAACACCCACTCGACACCGTGGTGCGTGAGTTCAAGGAGGAGACCGGCTACGACGTCGGCGTCATTCGTCTGCTCGATGTCGACGCAGAGCATCGCCAGTTGAGCACTCCTCTCGACTTTCATGCCATCTTTTCTCTGTACGAGGTAGAAATCACTGGCGGAAACCTCAACCCCGCGGGCCATGGCGGAGTTGAGGCTTGCGCCTGGGTCGACATCGCCGATCTACCGGATCTGCCGCTGTTGACGCCCATCAGGACGGCACTCGACAGGTTCCTGCCGCACGTCGGCTCCGGGACATGA
- the idi gene encoding isopentenyl-diphosphate Delta-isomerase has translation MVDLSDTSNSGKKGISQEEILLELVDAEGRTVGTSEKIAAHRMPGTLHRAFSVFLLDSEGRMLLQRRALTKYHSPGVWSNSCCGHPYPGEAPFHAATRRTIEELGVAPSLLAAAGTKTYRRPDPTSGLVEHEFNHLFVGRIETPAEPDPAEVDDITFVTPGELAERQASVTFSAWFSDVLDAARPALRRLDGASAW, from the coding sequence ATCGTCGACTTAAGTGACACTTCCAACAGTGGCAAAAAAGGCATTAGCCAGGAGGAAATCCTCCTGGAACTCGTCGACGCCGAGGGGCGCACCGTCGGGACGTCGGAGAAGATCGCCGCCCACCGTATGCCCGGCACCCTGCACCGTGCCTTCTCAGTGTTTCTCCTGGACTCCGAAGGCCGCATGCTGCTCCAGCGGCGCGCGCTGACGAAGTATCACTCCCCCGGCGTCTGGTCCAACTCCTGCTGCGGGCACCCCTATCCCGGTGAAGCCCCCTTTCACGCAGCCACCCGGCGCACCATCGAGGAACTCGGCGTCGCACCGTCACTGCTGGCGGCTGCTGGCACGAAAACCTACCGCCGTCCCGACCCGACCTCCGGCCTCGTCGAACACGAGTTCAATCACCTGTTCGTCGGACGCATCGAGACGCCGGCCGAGCCCGACCCGGCCGAGGTAGACGACATCACCTTCGTCACCCCGGGCGAACTCGCCGAACGTCAGGCCTCAGTCACCTTCTCGGCCTGGTTCAGCGACGTGCTCGACGCCGCACGGCCGGCACTACGTCGACTGGACGGCGCGTCCGCCTGGTAG
- a CDS encoding LLM class flavin-dependent oxidoreductase produces MAGVRFDVYGTAVTQRTERGDTLQAIVELAQRAERHGVDGLLTFYNHQSIDPWIVASVILQNSKSVTPLVALQPYALPPATAAKLIHSLTRLHRHRIDINLVTGAAEGELSQVGEQLDHDDRYDRAVEYSVVLRSLLSSDEPLFHEGRFYRYRALRINARLEPDERPRIFVAGSSPASRQAAAAVGDVAVTHPEPLAQFAKTFSRREQGGPRTAIRVGLVARPDGDEAWSAARALYPADRLAQIKTSMRKHSESDWSRRLANLASEDTTYDGVYWTGAYRGGGSVPLLVGGYHDVADYLEQYLKLGVTTVLLGGRLASEDDFRHAAAVLSELRGRE; encoded by the coding sequence ATGGCAGGAGTGCGCTTCGATGTGTACGGAACCGCGGTCACACAACGGACGGAACGGGGAGACACACTCCAAGCCATAGTCGAACTCGCACAACGAGCCGAGCGCCATGGGGTCGACGGGCTGCTGACCTTCTACAACCATCAGAGCATCGATCCTTGGATCGTCGCCTCTGTGATCCTGCAGAACTCCAAGTCCGTCACACCGCTGGTGGCTCTGCAGCCATATGCGCTGCCGCCTGCCACGGCGGCCAAGTTGATCCATTCCCTGACCAGACTTCACCGGCACCGCATAGACATTAACTTGGTCACTGGTGCGGCGGAAGGAGAGCTTTCCCAGGTAGGTGAGCAGCTCGATCACGATGACCGCTACGATCGGGCGGTCGAATACAGCGTGGTACTTCGCTCTCTTCTTTCCTCCGACGAACCGCTCTTTCACGAGGGGCGTTTTTACCGTTACCGCGCGCTGCGCATCAATGCGAGGCTGGAGCCGGATGAGCGTCCGCGTATCTTCGTTGCCGGCTCTTCCCCGGCAAGCCGCCAGGCGGCCGCCGCAGTGGGGGACGTAGCGGTCACTCACCCTGAGCCGTTGGCTCAGTTCGCGAAGACATTCTCGCGTCGGGAGCAGGGCGGACCGCGCACAGCCATTCGTGTCGGTCTGGTGGCCCGACCTGACGGAGATGAAGCGTGGTCTGCCGCACGGGCCCTTTACCCAGCTGACCGGTTGGCTCAGATCAAGACGTCGATGCGCAAGCACTCGGAGTCCGACTGGAGCCGCCGCCTCGCGAACCTGGCATCCGAGGACACCACATATGACGGGGTGTACTGGACGGGCGCCTATCGAGGAGGGGGCAGCGTCCCTTTGCTGGTCGGCGGGTACCACGACGTGGCTGACTACCTGGAGCAGTACTTGAAGCTCGGAGTGACCACGGTGCTGCTGGGCGGCAGGTTGGCGAGCGAGGACGATTTCCGTCATGCCGCAGCGGTGCTCTCTGAGCTCCGAGGTCGCGAATGA
- a CDS encoding surface protein produces the protein MNETIPPENGPSAEEESWGPPPLLAGEDDDTQPEPHICRGID, from the coding sequence GTGAACGAGACCATTCCCCCGGAGAACGGGCCGTCCGCGGAAGAGGAGTCGTGGGGCCCGCCCCCGCTCCTCGCGGGCGAGGACGACGACACGCAGCCGGAGCCGCACATCTGCCGCGGCATCGACTGA
- a CDS encoding DUF6059 family protein, which translates to MLPLGHPERLLPDLPLSPLERELTEELAFLRPEHPASDRSAPHGGPEQVPRMSIARLPKASWFSTVR; encoded by the coding sequence GTGCTGCCTCTCGGCCACCCGGAGCGGTTGCTGCCCGATCTGCCGCTGAGCCCGCTCGAGCGCGAACTCACCGAGGAGCTGGCCTTCCTGCGCCCCGAGCACCCGGCGAGTGACCGCTCAGCGCCGCACGGCGGGCCGGAACAGGTCCCACGGATGTCGATCGCCCGGTTGCCGAAGGCGAGCTGGTTCAGCACGGTGCGGTAG
- a CDS encoding ABC transporter ATP-binding protein produces the protein MPWTPHSIAAIQQAGASVGKTVIPGSRAGAGHGRPSRRAPCRQAERKSVTADSPAGPGWVRRLLAHMLRHRKAMMLSLLGAVLGSTCMIATPLVVRQIIDGVILTHRSALSPWLALFLALGAATVGFEFVRRLSGARLALEVECDLRNAMHDRLQSMDAETRDRMPTGQLVGRANSDTTLVQGLLNYFPFLSSDALRVVLSVGVMLFLSPLLAIVSVAIVPMVLGVSYKMRKKVFPATWDAQQRVGDVVQIVDEDLSGVRVVKAFGREEQELRRVTEASRDLYGSQMRVVRLQARYQPVLQAIPVFGQVAILAFGGWMALRHEITLGTFLTFSTYVAQLVPPAGRLARLPIIAQQARAGAERIFQLIDMRPAITDALDAKELPALRGEITFSGVHFAYGDGAEVLRGLDLHIPAGSRVAIVGASGSGKSTAVALVSRIYDVRQGAVLVDGHDVRDVTLRSLRGQVGVAFEESFLFSDSVRGNIAYGRPDARGADIELAARAAGAHGFIMDLPRGYDTVVGERGQSLSGGQRQRVALARALLYDPRVLILDDATSAVDASTEEAVHDALREVMAGRTTILIAHRRSTLHLADQIVVMHQGQVADTGTHDELMERSVLYRTLLGEELEGDVADGVIETLASPSAAGTSAAMSNEKRRTSQGDGGRTQRGDVAATPEPLSRAVALKPVRDVAAVDLETESRRDPSFSLGRLLAEFRRPLLLGLLLVVLDALASLAGPYLIKNGINSGVTAGSEVALFTASGIYLMVALAGTAVEVGGTFVTGRVAQRIMLCLRIRIWAQLQRLSIDYYEGEMAGRIMTRMTTDVSQFESLIKNGVLSAIVSLVTFVGVGVALFVLNPELAAVMLLVVLPLVVVTALYRRRGTTLYDRARERIALVNADFQESLSGVREAQAFVHEEITKAQYQRLGNDYVVARLSAQRLMLAYFLFVQFLPDAAVVIVLGVGAGLVTSGHLTAGALIAFILYIELFLSPIDQLSQVFDSWQQTRISVNRIADLMKIDTLTPNPENPQEADQLSGEVVIDNVHFSYPATATRRGSAPERSGPQDVRSLQHADALATKPPEALCGISLRIASGETVALVGETGAGKSTIMKLVARFYDPEEGAIRVDGRDLRTLDLLSYRRCLGYVPQEAFLFTGSVRDNIAYGRPSATDTEVEAAAGAVGAHDFIAGLPGGYLHELAERGRSLSAGQRQLIALARAELVDPTVLLLDEATSNIDLATEARVTAAMRRVSHGRTAIVIAHRLQTARTADRIVVLDGGRIIEAGTHEELLAEGGKYASMWEAFETAGQAGAHTVLET, from the coding sequence ATGCCATGGACACCGCATTCAATAGCAGCCATCCAACAGGCGGGAGCGTCAGTGGGGAAGACCGTAATTCCGGGAAGTCGGGCTGGAGCCGGCCATGGGCGACCGTCTCGCCGAGCACCATGTCGCCAGGCGGAGCGAAAGTCGGTGACAGCAGATTCACCGGCCGGTCCGGGATGGGTTCGGCGCTTGTTGGCCCACATGCTCCGGCACCGCAAGGCAATGATGCTCTCGTTGCTTGGCGCGGTACTGGGTAGCACCTGCATGATCGCCACGCCCTTGGTCGTGCGGCAGATCATCGACGGTGTCATCCTCACCCACAGGTCGGCGTTGTCGCCGTGGCTGGCCCTGTTCCTAGCACTCGGTGCCGCTACGGTCGGCTTCGAATTCGTCCGCCGTCTGTCCGGTGCTCGCCTTGCCCTTGAAGTCGAGTGCGACCTGCGCAATGCCATGCACGACCGCCTGCAGTCCATGGATGCGGAGACCCGCGACCGCATGCCGACGGGCCAGCTCGTCGGGCGGGCCAATTCCGATACCACCCTGGTCCAGGGACTGCTCAACTACTTCCCCTTTCTGAGCAGTGACGCCCTCCGGGTGGTCCTGTCGGTCGGGGTGATGTTGTTTCTGAGCCCCTTGCTGGCCATCGTCAGTGTTGCCATCGTGCCCATGGTGCTCGGTGTCTCCTACAAAATGCGGAAGAAGGTGTTCCCCGCCACGTGGGACGCCCAGCAGCGCGTGGGTGACGTCGTCCAGATCGTCGACGAGGATCTCAGCGGCGTGCGAGTCGTCAAGGCTTTCGGCCGGGAGGAACAGGAACTCAGGAGGGTCACCGAGGCGTCACGGGACCTCTACGGTTCGCAGATGCGCGTAGTGCGGCTGCAGGCCCGTTATCAGCCGGTCCTGCAGGCCATTCCGGTCTTCGGGCAGGTCGCCATCCTCGCCTTCGGTGGCTGGATGGCATTGCGCCACGAGATCACCCTGGGCACCTTCCTGACCTTCTCCACCTACGTTGCCCAACTCGTGCCCCCCGCCGGGAGATTGGCCCGTCTTCCCATCATCGCGCAGCAGGCCAGGGCAGGTGCCGAACGCATCTTCCAGCTCATCGACATGCGCCCAGCCATCACCGACGCGCTCGACGCGAAAGAATTGCCGGCTCTCCGCGGTGAGATCACCTTCTCCGGTGTTCACTTTGCCTATGGAGATGGCGCCGAGGTGCTGCGCGGCCTCGATCTGCACATCCCGGCCGGGTCGCGCGTAGCCATCGTCGGCGCGAGCGGGAGCGGGAAGTCGACCGCGGTGGCGCTGGTGTCGCGCATTTATGACGTGCGGCAGGGCGCTGTGCTCGTAGACGGCCATGACGTACGGGACGTGACGTTGCGCTCCCTGCGCGGCCAGGTCGGTGTGGCATTCGAGGAGAGCTTCCTGTTCTCCGATTCCGTCCGGGGGAACATTGCTTACGGGCGCCCGGACGCCCGTGGTGCCGACATCGAACTGGCGGCGCGTGCCGCCGGTGCTCACGGCTTCATCATGGACCTGCCCCGTGGCTACGACACCGTGGTGGGCGAGCGGGGCCAGAGCCTGTCGGGCGGGCAGCGTCAGCGGGTGGCCCTGGCCCGGGCGTTGCTGTACGACCCCCGGGTCCTGATCCTTGACGACGCGACCAGCGCGGTGGATGCCTCCACCGAGGAGGCCGTCCACGACGCGCTGCGCGAGGTGATGGCAGGGCGGACTACGATCCTGATCGCGCACCGCCGTTCGACACTGCACCTCGCGGACCAGATCGTCGTCATGCACCAGGGGCAGGTCGCTGATACCGGCACGCACGACGAGCTGATGGAGCGCAGCGTCCTGTACCGGACACTGCTCGGTGAAGAGCTCGAGGGGGACGTGGCCGACGGTGTGATCGAGACACTGGCATCGCCCTCCGCGGCCGGAACGTCTGCCGCGATGTCGAACGAGAAGCGGCGGACCAGCCAGGGTGATGGCGGCCGTACTCAGCGCGGCGACGTGGCGGCCACTCCCGAACCGCTGAGCCGTGCCGTGGCGCTCAAGCCGGTGCGCGACGTCGCGGCTGTCGACCTTGAGACCGAGTCACGCAGGGACCCCTCGTTCAGCCTGGGCCGGCTCCTGGCGGAGTTCCGCCGCCCCCTCCTGCTCGGCCTGCTCCTCGTCGTCCTCGACGCCCTCGCCTCGCTGGCCGGCCCCTATCTGATCAAGAACGGCATCAACAGCGGCGTGACGGCCGGATCCGAGGTCGCCCTCTTCACCGCGTCGGGCATCTACCTGATGGTGGCGTTGGCCGGCACGGCTGTCGAGGTCGGCGGCACGTTCGTGACGGGCAGGGTCGCCCAGCGCATCATGTTGTGCCTGCGAATCCGGATCTGGGCCCAGTTGCAGCGACTGTCCATCGACTACTACGAGGGCGAGATGGCCGGGCGGATCATGACGCGGATGACCACTGACGTCAGTCAGTTCGAGTCGCTGATCAAGAACGGTGTGCTGTCCGCGATTGTCTCGCTGGTGACTTTCGTCGGTGTGGGTGTGGCCCTGTTCGTACTCAACCCCGAACTGGCAGCCGTGATGCTTCTCGTCGTCCTGCCGCTTGTCGTGGTGACTGCGCTGTACCGGCGACGGGGCACCACTCTCTACGACCGGGCCAGGGAACGGATCGCCCTCGTCAACGCCGACTTCCAGGAGAGCCTGTCCGGGGTACGCGAAGCCCAGGCCTTCGTCCACGAGGAGATCACCAAGGCTCAGTACCAGCGACTCGGCAATGATTATGTGGTCGCCCGGCTCTCGGCCCAACGACTGATGCTTGCCTATTTCCTGTTCGTGCAGTTCCTCCCGGACGCTGCCGTGGTCATCGTTCTGGGTGTGGGAGCTGGACTGGTCACGTCCGGGCACCTGACCGCGGGCGCGCTGATCGCGTTCATCCTCTACATCGAGCTGTTCCTCTCACCCATCGATCAGCTTTCGCAGGTCTTCGACTCGTGGCAGCAGACCCGGATTTCAGTGAACCGTATTGCTGACCTCATGAAGATCGACACTCTCACCCCGAACCCCGAGAATCCCCAGGAAGCGGATCAGCTGTCCGGTGAGGTGGTCATTGACAACGTGCACTTCTCCTACCCGGCCACGGCGACCCGGCGCGGATCCGCGCCGGAACGCAGTGGCCCGCAAGACGTGCGGAGTCTCCAGCACGCCGACGCCCTGGCGACCAAGCCACCCGAGGCGCTATGCGGCATCAGCCTGCGTATCGCGTCCGGCGAGACGGTTGCGCTCGTCGGCGAAACAGGAGCGGGCAAGTCGACAATCATGAAGTTGGTGGCACGGTTCTACGATCCGGAGGAGGGTGCCATCCGCGTCGACGGCCGCGATCTCCGCACGCTCGACCTGCTGTCGTACCGGCGCTGCCTCGGCTATGTGCCGCAGGAGGCTTTTCTGTTCACCGGGTCGGTCCGCGACAACATCGCCTACGGTCGGCCCAGCGCCACCGACACCGAGGTCGAGGCGGCGGCCGGGGCCGTCGGTGCCCACGACTTCATCGCCGGGCTGCCAGGCGGCTATCTGCACGAGCTGGCCGAACGTGGCCGGTCCCTGTCTGCCGGGCAGCGCCAGCTCATCGCGCTGGCCAGGGCCGAGCTGGTCGACCCCACCGTGCTCCTGCTGGACGAGGCCACCTCCAACATCGACCTCGCCACCGAGGCCCGGGTCACAGCGGCGATGCGGCGCGTCTCGCACGGCCGGACCGCGATCGTGATCGCGCACCGCCTGCAGACGGCCCGGACCGCGGACCGCATCGTCGTGCTCGATGGCGGCCGGATCATCGAGGCCGGGACGCACGAGGAGTTGCTCGCTGAGGGTGGTAAGTACGCCTCGATGTGGGAGGCATTCGAAACGGCCGGCCAGGCAGGAGCGCACACCGTGCTCGAAACGTAG
- a CDS encoding condensation domain-containing protein — MTIHFEGDRDAIAPLTWAQQRTWRGSHLKYRSFVHVQAVPPGRGVREVGNVAKWAFEEFEALRTLFPLGVDGQPCQKVKRIGSADIFIIPAGESTVESDIQSAIRRLKEERFDVTAEFGALFAIVTCADAPTHLICLVSHLAIDGHGCRELGAALGAYFSGEYGRPPVPRMHPVDRAQLEQSTKWQEKSARSLDYWKSVLEKLPQDGARSAVMDSYAMRAAVSVISRNYSTSTSVVYLAAISVVSGALIGRETSSFLLPSPNRLNSEERSFIGELVQFAPGVLESLGMPFEVIVNDAWKESIKGYRFSRYDERALQLMLTDLDEGKECKRAFDLSFNDTRNSAEGEIYDGAAEKIQDFVKQTKIELREHVYQGGSRFLSFGLRDDGSQLLSVAVHDSYFPDFPIQRILLAVEALAVGVALGDTEPLQNPMRFARAYLASENTTAD, encoded by the coding sequence ATGACGATTCACTTCGAAGGTGACCGTGACGCGATCGCCCCTCTTACCTGGGCACAGCAGAGGACCTGGCGAGGCTCTCACCTCAAGTACCGGTCGTTCGTGCATGTCCAGGCCGTTCCGCCAGGGAGGGGTGTCCGCGAAGTCGGAAACGTCGCGAAATGGGCATTCGAGGAGTTTGAGGCGCTGCGAACGTTATTTCCTCTGGGTGTCGACGGCCAGCCTTGTCAAAAGGTTAAAAGAATCGGTTCGGCGGATATATTCATAATTCCGGCGGGGGAATCCACCGTAGAATCTGACATTCAAAGCGCAATACGCCGCCTTAAGGAGGAGCGCTTTGATGTTACAGCCGAGTTCGGGGCATTGTTCGCCATAGTGACTTGTGCTGACGCTCCGACGCACCTTATTTGTCTGGTTTCCCACCTTGCGATTGATGGTCACGGTTGCAGGGAACTCGGTGCGGCCCTCGGTGCTTACTTTTCCGGGGAGTATGGCCGGCCGCCGGTACCGCGAATGCATCCCGTGGACCGAGCTCAGCTGGAGCAATCGACGAAGTGGCAAGAAAAGAGCGCGCGCTCCCTTGACTATTGGAAGTCTGTTCTAGAAAAGCTTCCGCAAGACGGAGCTCGGTCGGCAGTGATGGACTCTTATGCAATGAGGGCTGCCGTTTCGGTCATCTCAAGGAATTATTCAACGAGTACATCCGTTGTCTATCTAGCCGCTATTTCAGTGGTTTCCGGTGCGCTCATCGGGCGCGAAACGTCCTCTTTTCTGTTGCCGTCCCCCAATCGTTTGAACTCGGAAGAGCGTTCCTTCATCGGGGAGCTTGTGCAGTTTGCCCCTGGGGTGCTGGAGTCGCTTGGCATGCCTTTCGAGGTCATAGTCAATGACGCCTGGAAAGAGAGCATCAAGGGTTACAGATTCAGTCGCTACGACGAGCGGGCACTTCAGCTGATGCTCACAGACCTCGATGAAGGGAAGGAGTGTAAGAGGGCTTTCGACTTGTCATTCAATGACACGAGAAATTCTGCGGAAGGGGAGATTTACGACGGAGCGGCAGAGAAAATTCAAGATTTCGTGAAGCAGACGAAGATCGAACTGCGTGAACACGTGTATCAAGGCGGATCTCGTTTTCTGTCATTCGGTCTCCGGGATGACGGCAGCCAGCTGCTCTCCGTCGCTGTCCATGACTCGTACTTCCCGGATTTTCCCATTCAGCGCATTTTGCTGGCAGTTGAGGCCCTGGCGGTCGGGGTGGCCTTGGGGGACACGGAGCCGCTGCAGAACCCCATGCGATTCGCGAGAGCTTACCTGGCATCTGAAAACACGACAGCCGATTGA
- a CDS encoding WGR domain-containing protein, with translation MSAAQTRQSGNTTYLELSQESGGAHKFYEVTVEGTTVSVRYGRIGVDGQHQTSAFPTAEKAQAAAAKKIAEKVRKGYAPAVQGQRAARPVTRRQVTSAPSTARATAPVLWRFRTGASAFGIHVDEDRCWVGNQHGSVYNLSHDGEVLAHYSLPDGVKCLVADDFWIYAGCDDGRVYDLSSKVPFAAYDIAAEVDIFWLDIHAGVLNVSDRNGGLTVIDHEDELQWSRNSSGENAWMVRADDHAVYHGHSQGVTAYAADGARQLWHTATNGNVLFGWQEEHAVYAGTGRRVVQRLAKSSGAIEASYQCDAAVYSCATSAGGRYVFAGDSASSVYCFTADGTRLWKLGTGGGSALSMQYHDERLYIVSTDGSLACIDASEAAITAAQSGTVPVAADIKLAAAMPTYAPLTTAASVATVSTVPAAGSGVVVECFEQGGRVRVHVVSEGYEPGWNVQFPRAIREPGARYVVDALHSSSAGFYRVRGEIRRLV, from the coding sequence GTGTCCGCTGCGCAGACACGACAGTCGGGGAACACGACGTACCTGGAGCTGTCTCAGGAGAGTGGTGGCGCCCACAAGTTCTACGAGGTGACTGTCGAGGGGACCACCGTCTCCGTGCGCTACGGCCGGATCGGCGTGGACGGGCAGCACCAGACCTCCGCCTTTCCGACCGCCGAGAAGGCGCAGGCGGCAGCGGCGAAGAAGATAGCCGAGAAGGTACGCAAGGGATACGCGCCCGCGGTCCAAGGGCAGCGTGCGGCCCGCCCCGTGACGCGCCGTCAGGTGACGTCCGCCCCGTCGACGGCGCGGGCGACCGCCCCGGTGCTGTGGCGGTTCCGCACCGGCGCCTCGGCGTTCGGCATCCACGTGGACGAGGACCGCTGCTGGGTCGGCAACCAGCACGGCAGCGTCTACAACCTGAGCCATGACGGTGAGGTGCTGGCGCACTACTCGCTGCCCGACGGCGTGAAGTGCCTGGTCGCGGACGACTTCTGGATCTACGCGGGCTGCGACGACGGCCGGGTGTACGACCTCTCCTCGAAGGTGCCGTTCGCGGCCTACGACATCGCGGCCGAGGTCGACATCTTCTGGCTGGACATCCACGCGGGCGTGCTGAACGTCTCGGACCGCAACGGCGGCCTGACGGTCATCGACCACGAGGACGAACTCCAGTGGTCCCGCAACTCGTCCGGGGAGAACGCGTGGATGGTGCGGGCCGACGACCACGCCGTCTACCACGGGCACAGCCAGGGTGTGACGGCCTACGCGGCGGACGGCGCCAGACAGCTCTGGCACACCGCGACCAACGGCAACGTGCTCTTCGGCTGGCAGGAGGAGCACGCGGTCTACGCCGGGACCGGTCGGCGGGTCGTCCAGCGCCTCGCGAAGTCCTCCGGGGCCATCGAGGCCTCGTACCAGTGCGATGCCGCCGTGTACTCGTGCGCCACGTCCGCCGGTGGCCGGTACGTCTTCGCGGGCGACTCGGCTTCCTCCGTCTACTGCTTCACCGCCGACGGCACCCGGCTGTGGAAGCTCGGCACGGGCGGCGGTTCGGCGCTCTCGATGCAGTACCACGACGAGCGGCTGTACATCGTCTCCACGGACGGCTCGCTCGCCTGCATCGACGCGAGCGAGGCCGCGATCACCGCCGCCCAGTCGGGCACCGTGCCGGTCGCCGCGGACATCAAGCTGGCGGCCGCCATGCCGACGTACGCGCCGCTGACCACCGCCGCGTCCGTCGCCACGGTCAGCACCGTCCCCGCGGCCGGGAGCGGAGTCGTCGTCGAGTGCTTCGAGCAAGGCGGCCGCGTGCGGGTCCATGTGGTCTCCGAGGGCTATGAGCCGGGCTGGAACGTCCAGTTCCCGCGCGCGATACGCGAGCCCGGAGCGCGCTATGTGGTGGACGCGCTGCATTCCTCCTCGGCCGGCTTCTACCGGGTGCGGGGGGAGATCAGGCGCCTGGTGTGA